DNA from Sorex araneus isolate mSorAra2 chromosome 6, mSorAra2.pri, whole genome shotgun sequence:
TATGTTGCCCAGAGAACGTAAACTATGCCTGAAATGTGCTTAACCAGGAGGCCAGTTCATCTGCCGACCTCCGAGAACATGAAGATGAATATGATAGACAGTCTGTCCTCCATCTGAACCGTCATTCACCACCATCCGGTAACCCTTCTTTAGACCCTGCTCAGCAGCACATTTCTTGCCAACAATCATTAAATGTCCAAGAAGcttttcatcttcatcttctgcTGCAGAAATCTGGGTTATTGGTTTCTTGGGTATCACCAGAAAATGTATTGGTGCTTGAGGGGAAATGTCGTGGAAGGCAAGACACTGGTCATCCTCATAAATGATTTTGGCCGGGATTTCCTTGCGGATGATCTTCCCGAAGATGGTGTCGCCGCCCGGGTGGGCGACCTGAGCCTTGGCGATCTCATCTGCCATCTCTGCCTCTCGCCCGCGCGGCCGCCGGGGAGAAGCTCGCGAGGAGGGAGGAGCCGGGGCAAGCGGCCGAGGGCGGGAGCGCGGGGCCCAGCCAGCCTATGCCATTCTTGAACTCAGTTCTTTTCACTTCATTCTCAGGACACCACTGTTGCCTGTTTTTACCCCTCCTTTCTGATgctttttaatcttaaaaacctTCTCACctcttttaaaaatccaatattCCTTACATTTCTTGCTGATGCTTCTTTAATTACTTTACACTCCTCTTTATCCGTCCTTCTTTCAACTGTAAATTTCTTATCCTCCCTCTCATTGGAAAGCTTCTCCCTGGGTGATAGCATGAGTACTCACAGTTTCCTCTGCAATATGGAATAGTTCCAAACTCCAGACTTCTTTTCCAAAATCTGACCAATGTATCTCCCACTAGACTCCCACTAGAGGTTCAAGAGTCAACAAGAATCAATGTGCCCCAAACAAATCACCATCTTCGCTCAAACCTGCTACTGTGAATATCTCCATTATTGAGTTATCAGGTGAATAACCTGATCTATGCTAGAGTTTTTATAATACCTTACATTTATATCTCAGTATTCATCAAGCCTCTACCTCCTTGGTTCTACCTTCTCATTATTATTCAAAGATTCCCCCTTTTCTCTTTACTACCACAAACCTTCTAACTATTTTGCAAATTGATAATTAGCTGACATACTATTATCTGTTACAAACTTTGTCCTGGAATATTCAGTTCACACAACTTACAAAAGTATATTTCAATTGAAGCACATGTATCACAATTAAGTGTATTTCAATTGTCAATTTCAAATAACTGCGAACTAAAGtgtgctttttctttgtttttttctttttgggtcacaatcggcaatgcacagaggttactcctggctctgcactcagtaattactcctagcagtgttcagggggccatataggatgctgggaatcgaacctaggtcagccatgtgcaaggtactctacccactgtgctatcaccccagccccccaaagtctATATGTCAAATTTAATTACAATACCtcctccattttttaaattctacagtGACTCTCAATAACTGTTATTATCAGAAAGTTCACAATTTTCCATCTTTCCTGTAACcacactcattttatttatttattttttgctttttcggtcacacccagtgatgcacaggggttactcctggctctgcactcaggaattatccctggaagtgctcaggggaacatatgggatgctgggaatcgaacccgggtcggccacatgcaagacaaatgccttacccgatgtactatcgctccagccctaaccacactcattttaaatatt
Protein-coding regions in this window:
- the LOC101550856 gene encoding adenosine 5'-monophosphoramidase HINT1: MADEIAKAQVAHPGGDTIFGKIIRKEIPAKIIYEDDQCLAFHDISPQAPIHFLVIPKKPITQISAAEDEDEKLLGHLMIVGKKCAAEQGLKKGYRMVVNDGSDGGQTVYHIHLHVLGGRQMNWPPG